A genomic region of Myxosarcina sp. GI1 contains the following coding sequences:
- a CDS encoding MFS transporter has product MRSQFLKTNLKSNLVKLYVLNGLAFAWFPIPTIVLFYQSHGLNIEQTLLLKTILSISILVLEVPSGYIADIFGRKACLVAGSGVWIVGWLIYGFCNSFYWFALAEVLAGVAGSLISGADTAIAYDSLVELKRENFYPAFAGRLVAVAGVSEAVSGIIGAAIAETNLAYPFFLQTACLIIYFFLAITLVEPERHDSIDEPKIALKQIILETLERPPLRWLILLSATFSTASFLMVWLSQAYLEQINLPVRAFGIVWAVFHLLMSLASVFADRVERVLGIKRALLGLVLLLASSYLLLATAYTYWGILFIVVVYMVRGMVSPLILNVINRQTVSSVRATVLSLNSFAFRLSFAIVSTTLSAIASNSLAVEMAIAGGWILIAGSWCWWRLVKLQLLE; this is encoded by the coding sequence GTGCGATCGCAATTTTTAAAAACCAATCTAAAATCTAACCTTGTCAAGCTTTACGTTCTCAATGGACTGGCTTTTGCTTGGTTTCCTATTCCTACTATCGTTCTGTTCTATCAGAGTCACGGACTAAATATCGAACAAACTCTGCTGCTAAAAACTATACTCTCGATATCTATTTTGGTTCTAGAAGTACCATCGGGATATATTGCCGATATTTTTGGTCGTAAAGCCTGTTTGGTAGCTGGTAGCGGAGTTTGGATTGTTGGCTGGCTGATTTATGGGTTTTGTAACTCGTTTTACTGGTTTGCCCTGGCGGAAGTTTTAGCAGGTGTAGCGGGAAGCTTAATTAGTGGTGCGGATACGGCGATCGCCTATGACTCATTAGTAGAGTTAAAGCGAGAAAACTTTTACCCTGCTTTTGCAGGAAGATTGGTAGCCGTAGCAGGAGTTAGCGAGGCTGTATCTGGAATTATCGGTGCGGCGATCGCCGAGACTAATTTAGCCTATCCTTTTTTCTTGCAGACTGCTTGTTTGATTATCTACTTTTTCTTAGCGATAACTTTGGTCGAACCAGAACGTCACGACTCTATCGACGAACCAAAGATAGCTTTAAAGCAAATTATTTTAGAAACTTTAGAGCGTCCCCCTTTAAGATGGTTGATTTTGTTAAGTGCGACTTTTTCTACCGCCAGCTTTTTAATGGTTTGGCTGTCTCAAGCCTATTTAGAACAAATAAATTTACCCGTTAGAGCTTTTGGCATAGTTTGGGCAGTGTTTCATCTATTGATGAGTTTAGCTTCTGTGTTTGCGGATAGAGTAGAGAGGGTTTTAGGAATTAAGAGAGCTTTATTAGGGTTGGTTTTGCTGCTAGCTAGTTCCTACTTGTTGTTAGCAACTGCATACACTTATTGGGGAATATTATTTATCGTTGTGGTTTATATGGTGAGAGGTATGGTTTCGCCGTTAATCCTCAACGTAATCAATCGGCAAACAGTTTCTTCGGTAAGAGCAACGGTGCTTTCTCTAAATAGCTTTGCCTTTCGTTTGAGTTTTGCCATTGTTAGCACTACTCTTAGTGCCATTGCGTCAAATTCACTAGCTGTAGAAATGGCGATCGCTGGAGGTTGGATTTTAATTGCTGGTAGCTGGTGTTGGTGGCGACTGGTAAAACTTCAGCTACTAGAGTAG